aaattgattgatttaagatttggcattaaaaattgaggattaatacGCTTCATATTATACTTATTGAAGATTTacagaaaaccaggggttatttttagaaGTTTCTGTCTTTGCAGACTTTAAACATTGGTTACAAATTAGCATGCAGACAGTGATACTTGTAAAAATCAGCATCTACCTGGTTTCAATGAAGTAAAAAGTAAGGTAAAATATtcagaaagctgtgaaaattgccaAATGTGGTAGAATAGATAGGGATTTTAAATTTACGGTCTGGCACCTTAtatgatcaatatttttttcgcattttTGCACTTACATGTACTTGCTAAAAACGCATTTATTGTAAGGAAACCCATTGTATCATAAAATATAGTACACATTAATTACAGAACATTTTTCGCTTGAAAACAGGTTAACAACTTTAAGGAAATCATGGAACTATGTGTTTATAGTTCCTTTAATATTCCTTTACTTGTCTACTTATGTGGCATTCCATTTGCCTATACATTTTCTTTCACTATCAACACGGGATAACTAGCTATAGGACGTACCAATTTAAATTATTAAGTAGATGTTCGTTTCTTTATCGTTCCTAAATGCAAATTATTGTCTAACCCAAAGGTATTTACTTACGGTTGTCGGAATGATCCTAGCATTTGACGAACAGCTATAGAATTGTGGAGGGCTCGTTTAAAAACCGGATATTCCCCTAAATGTACTTTAGTTGGACTTTGGAAATTACAGACTTCTTTAACTAAACCTTTAGTCATTAAAGGAGCGGCTTGCTCGTCAATTTCATCTATCGTCTGCTGGCAGcgcatttttaattttttcccgTGTTCTGTCATTTTGGCAAGCATGTTTCTATTTTCGGCCATTTCTTTGAGATTATCATCTCTTCGTTCTTTCATTTCATTGATAAGTTCATCTGCGGCAGCGTCTATTCTGTTTTTGAGTTCTTCCTGTGCTTTCTTTATTTCTGCTACTCTCTCTTTCTCTTTATACTGGtaagtgttttgaaaagtatCTGAAGTTTTGATATGCTCTTGTAAAACCTCAGTCTCTTTGTTAACATATTCCATAAAgtcttttaaaagattttgttgGATTTCAGAAGCAGCAGATAAAGACCTATATTTATGGAATTTATGAATACCATTCAAACATTTTCTACACAGAAATTGCGAACATTCCATACAATAATTTTCTATCACTTGTTGAGGATGAAGCTCGCATTGACGGCGTTTAGCTTCAGTTAAAAGTACTTCTGGCGGTTTTATCCTATGTCCTCTAGAAACGGTACTTTTTAGGTGAATAGATTGACAGTGGTCACATAAATATTGGTTGCACTGAATACAGAAATGGTCTCCAGTTTGTCTTGAACATAGATCGCAAGTTCCAAAAGTGAAAGTCTTACTCGGTTCGTGTGAATTCAGAGACGTATTCTCCCGCGAAAGTTGTCTGGATCTACTCATTTTGAATCAATATTCAACCAAAAGCTTGATTATTTTGCTCCAAATAAAATTTTCtgcttttgacatttttgctcCGACATCTTCCTGTAACCCTTAAATCCAGTTTTATCGGACATAGACGTTGACGACAATCACCCTGGTAGCCATACGTGGAACTATCTAACCGAACattgatatttatcaaatgtgtCGCCTTTGTTTTAAACCGTGTATTTATCTGTTTGAATAGAGCTATGTTGGTCCTTTAAACTTATAAAGGATCGTGTTAAACTATAGTTTTTGTGCATTATGTGGAACTTCGGAGTGTGTAAATCAAGTATACATTTGTTAAACCTCTATTGCttttatataagtataaattaatattaaccTTATTGATCAAAATGGCATTtctttaaactttgaaaaacgATATATGACTATAAAAAATAACTTCTATTGACTGCATTGTTAATTATATTGTGCACTTTTTAGTTGTGTTTTTTGCATTATAAGATTGtaagttttaaagttaaaacCATTTGAAGCAAATTACATTCATTAAACTGCATTTAAGAGATTGTAAACACTGATATATACATAGCTAGTGGACTCAATTATTACGTGAATCAAATAGTAATTAATGAATAACATATCCTCAACAGTGAAATTCCTGTTCCGCAGTAGTCTCGGGGGTAATGGTAAAGGTCGATTTAAACATTTGCTACTACCAagatttcacaaatatataaagttatataaaatatttaaagttaataTCTATTCTTATATCTGACCTCTGTGTATAGTCAATGACAGTATATCACATTATCTTAGGTTGACATTTTTCCTTATGTCAAATCATTAATTCATGCATATCAGTAAAGATTAAATAAATACTAACATAGATTTATCTATTTAGTATATACATTAAAAAGATAATTAGTTTTGAATTATAATTAGTTTGTTAACTAGctataattaaaaaagataactCGCTTTGAATTATTATTAGTTTGTCAACtagatgaatttaaatttgtatgatcaaaatcaatcaaaatactaAGGAACTGAACATTGGACAACCGTAATTTTCGGAGGATGGTCACATGGACCTGTTTCAATACCCGAAAGTTAGGTTAAGGTACAtagatgttatttttttctaagacAATTTATGTGTGAAGAATTGATAAATGACAGGTATTTCTACCACACTGAAACAATTATGATATTGAATATACTGTTTGTGGCTAGCACATTCGGATTGAACCTGATACTGGCTTACAAACAAACACCATTGAAGGTACATCATTTATTATATCACCGGAAACTCAgcacattgtatatataacagtacaaaGGGAGACAAGCAGTTCACATACATTGTCTCAACATATaacagagttatctctctttctATACTCATATACTTAAGTATACATAGCAAACACTACACTGAAGtaatataattaagaaataattcacgATCGCCATaaatttgttggaaatttttcAAATGGCCTAAGCCCTAATATTCGAATTT
This Mytilus trossulus isolate FHL-02 chromosome 14, PNRI_Mtr1.1.1.hap1, whole genome shotgun sequence DNA region includes the following protein-coding sequences:
- the LOC134696265 gene encoding E3 ubiquitin-protein ligase TRIM33-like, which codes for MSRSRQLSRENTSLNSHEPSKTFTFGTCDLCSRQTGDHFCIQCNQYLCDHCQSIHLKSTVSRGHRIKPPEVLLTEAKRRQCELHPQQVIENYCMECSQFLCRKCLNGIHKFHKYRSLSAASEIQQNLLKDFMEYVNKETEVLQEHIKTSDTFQNTYQYKEKERVAEIKKAQEELKNRIDAAADELINEMKERRDDNLKEMAENRNMLAKMTEHGKKLKMRCQQTIDEIDEQAAPLMTKGLVKEVCNFQSPTKVHLGEYPVFKRALHNSIAVRQMLGSFRQPVRNQDIESRTTCRLALPFGMLL